A section of the Haliaeetus albicilla chromosome 6, bHalAlb1.1, whole genome shotgun sequence genome encodes:
- the KLHL34 gene encoding kelch-like protein 34, which translates to MSYFLSYCKAHCTAVLGQYQTLRSEGFLCDILLKVKENEFPAHKSLLACSSDYFRAMFKSYTQESKASVIHLQVVSPTGLQHVLDFIYTSLLPLSFESLEDTLEAASYLQVTDAIGLCNQYLVNNLALENCCFSANVARRFYLPDALAATEKYIVNNLWKLLDLDLSGLLELNFRSLLAVVQSPDLPMVKETRLLNLVLLWLKQDKSRLAHTSGLLEHVRYGLIPVEELRKTYTQSEVPLSAGIKCLIIKAINYHTSVFKQPVLQDKSTTLRNQKTQIILLGGGTASEGLVGDVVAFDVYNHKWRALTQVRDRVQNHSVCVVGNFLYVLGGEIESGAPGDAKTEQILSVTNKVHRYDPRFNTWTQITGMLEKRCQFSCCVLGKDIFAVGGRGEDGSLHSSVEVYNISRDRWTKARELPCKIHGHASAICKNTIYISGGKYSDPADTSKDVYSLSSLEGQWMKQAPMSIARFGHQMATIREAIFTFLGLYEPFSEIERYDPDQNQWTRLRPLTYDRFCYGLAVVEETALLIGGKKWQNSREVPTQDVVGYDIDNDGWEEICKAPLPWCGLQCAVLQLSEPADKWDGDGQQKRWLNC; encoded by the coding sequence ATGAGCTACTTCCTATCCTACTGCAAAGCGCACTGCACCGCCGTGCTCGGCCAGTACCAGACACTGAGATCAGAGGGCTTTCTGTGCGATATTTTGCTGAAAGTGAAGGAGAACGAGTTTCCTGCACACAAGTCCTTGTTGGCATGCTCCAGTGACTACTTCCGAGCCATGTTCAAAAGTTACACCCAAGAGTCTAAAGCCAGTGTAATTCATCTGCAAGTTGTGTCACCCACCGGTCTCCAGCATGTCCTGGATTTCATTTACACTTCCCTGTTGCCCCTTTCCTTTGAAAGCCTGGAGGACACCTTGGAAGCTGCAAGCTACTTGCAAGTGACCGATGCGATTGGCTTGTGCAATCAGTACTTGGTTAACAATCTTgccttggaaaactgctgcttctcCGCCAACGTGGCCAGGAGGTTCTACCTGCCAGATGCCTTAGCGGCAACGGAAAAATACATTGTCAATAATCTCTGGAAGCTGCTGGACTTGGATTTGTCAGGACTGCTCGAGCTGAACTTCAGGTCTCTGCTAGCAGTGGTTCAATCACCAGATCTCCCCATGGTGAAAGAAACCCGCCTGCTGAATCttgtgctgctgtggctgaagCAGGATAAATCCAGGCTGGCTCACACAAGCGGCCTTTTAGAGCACGTACGATACGGCCTCATCCCGGTGGAAGAGCTGCGAAAAACCTACACGCAGTCAGAGGTGCCCCTCTCCGCAGGTATTAAGTGCTTGATCATTAAAGCAATAAACTACCATACATCTGTTTTCAAGCAGCCCGTCCTGCAGGATAAGTCCACCACGCTGAGGAACCAGAAAACTCAGATCATTCTGCTGGGGGGAGGGACAGCAAGCGAGGGGCTCGTCGGCGATGTGGTGGCCTTCGACGTTTACAATCACAAGTGGCGAGCTCTCACGCAGGTGCGGGACAGGGTGCAGAACCACAGCGTGTGCGTGGTGGGGAACTTCCTCTACGTCTTGGGTGGGGAAATAGAAAGCGGTGCCCCGGGTGACGCTAAAACCGAACAGATCTTATCGGTTACGAACAAGGTCCATCGTTACGATCCGAGGTTTAACACGTGGACCCAAATCACGGGCATGCTGGAAAAGAGATGCCAGTTTTCTTGTTGCGTCCTAGGCAAGGATATCTTTGCCGTTGGTGGAAGGGGTGAGGATGGGTCGCTGCATTCGTCTGTGGAAGTCTACAACATCAGCAGGGACAGATGGACGAAGGCCAGGGAATTGCCGTGCAAGATACATGGCCACGCCAGCGCCATTTGCAAGAATACTATATACATCTCGGGCGGCAAGTACTCGGACCCAGCCGACACAAGCAAGGACGTATATTCTCTGAGCTCGCTCGAAGGGCAGTGGATGAAACAAGCCCCCATGAGCATTGCCCGGTTTGGGCATCAGATGGCAACAATCAGAGAGGCCATATTCACCTTTTTAGGATTATATGAACCATTCTCTGAAATAGAAAGATACGACCCTGATCAAAACCAGTGGACTCGGTTAAGACCACTGACCTATGATCGCTTTTGCTACGGCCTGGCAGTGGTAGAGGAAACGGCTCTTCTTATCGGGGGAAAGAAATGGCAAAACTCCCGGGAAGTCCCCACGCAAGACGTGGTCGGCTACGACATCGACAACGATGGCTGGGAAGAGATCTGCAAAGCCCCCTTGCCTTGGTGCGGGCTGCAGTGCGCGGTGCTGCAACTCTCGGAGCCGGCCGACAAGTGGGACGGCGACGGCCAGCAGAAGAGATGGCTGAACTGCTGA